A region from the Leptolyngbya iicbica LK genome encodes:
- a CDS encoding adenylate/guanylate cyclase domain-containing protein: MTPTVASSPAISSDPALTHDLSPPPLGLAFRREFLSNSGHFLILKSLADIALYGWRGFVTDPTEYLLIGAMLLQTLYLSRPHPSRFWGNLMGVSLYTLIDLPVDGREFFESPSHGVFWLFSLAIALLQSSRYHWRPQWERWTLPLESVVRMLMVLLFYLVVRAGDQSSQLMNWQWLGQFADENTHFFLMTSLMLVGLLLGMHQLQIVRQQRQLQQTTVLLQNLAEWGLGSHAVMTAVNHPERLAFQQCDRAIVFMDIRGFTHWSEHTDTETVAATLNHYYQQVEPAVSQHHPLRITFTGDEIMAIYASPQQALAAAQAMQQAAAPVLQPHHIGAGCGIHYGTVVEGLFGGDSVRTYTVIGDVVNTAKRLESATPAGEITISDAVYQALHQRVAVKQSHNLNLKGKTEPLTVWRVA, translated from the coding sequence ATGACTCCGACTGTCGCCTCTTCTCCCGCTATTAGCTCTGACCCAGCGCTCACCCATGATCTGAGTCCGCCGCCCCTAGGCCTTGCCTTTCGACGAGAATTCTTGAGTAATAGCGGTCATTTCCTCATTCTGAAAAGTCTGGCGGATATTGCGCTCTACGGCTGGCGGGGGTTTGTGACCGACCCCACTGAATATCTATTGATTGGGGCCATGCTGCTCCAAACGCTGTATCTGTCTCGCCCCCATCCGTCAAGGTTTTGGGGCAATTTGATGGGGGTCAGCCTATACACGCTGATTGATTTGCCGGTGGATGGCCGGGAGTTTTTCGAGAGTCCATCGCACGGCGTTTTTTGGTTGTTTTCGCTCGCGATCGCCCTGCTGCAAAGCAGTCGCTATCATTGGCGACCCCAATGGGAACGCTGGACGCTACCGCTGGAAAGTGTCGTGCGCATGTTGATGGTGCTGCTCTTTTATTTGGTGGTGCGAGCGGGCGATCAGTCCAGTCAGTTAATGAATTGGCAGTGGTTAGGGCAGTTTGCCGACGAGAATACCCATTTCTTTTTAATGACAAGTTTGATGCTGGTGGGGCTGTTGTTAGGGATGCACCAGTTGCAAATTGTCAGGCAACAACGCCAGCTCCAACAAACGACGGTGCTGTTGCAGAACCTGGCGGAATGGGGATTGGGCAGCCATGCTGTAATGACCGCGGTGAACCATCCCGAGCGGTTAGCCTTTCAGCAGTGCGATCGCGCCATCGTGTTTATGGATATTCGTGGCTTTACTCACTGGTCAGAACACACCGATACCGAAACCGTTGCCGCCACCCTTAACCACTACTACCAGCAAGTAGAACCCGCCGTTTCCCAACACCATCCCCTGCGCATCACCTTCACCGGGGATGAAATCATGGCGATTTATGCCAGTCCGCAGCAGGCGTTGGCCGCCGCGCAAGCGATGCAGCAGGCCGCCGCCCCGGTGTTGCAGCCGCACCACATCGGGGCGGGATGCGGTATTCACTACGGCACCGTAGTGGAAGGGTTATTTGGCGGCGACTCGGTGCGCACTTACACCGTGATTGGTGATGTGGTGAATACGGCGAAACGCTTGGAAAGCGCTACCCCGGCAGGGGAAATCACAATTTCGGATGCCGTGTATCAGGCCCTGCATCAGCGGGTGGCAGTGAAACAGTCCCACAACCTGAACCTGAAAGGCAAAACGGAGCCTCTGACAGTTTGGCGAGTCGCTTGA
- a CDS encoding ABC transporter substrate-binding protein, with the protein MSFNFHPKHAGKLLAGFALVGFAIAGCGGDQTATTETGEDGATEEAGTPTEGGSVTWARYGDADSLDPHRTTTTLSWQVFDQIYDTLLAFNDNGEVVPNLAKEWTVSDDGLEATFVLNEGIVCHDGTPFDANDVKYTAERAINEENPSVTSGAWGPITSVEVVDDLTVKFTFEKPFGAFISFMADPFSSQICDSAEELGDEFGVSAAVGTGPWKLVSWTKGDEIVLEKNADYQNFGRPIENPGAPYLDELVIKQIPEPQTRLAGLQTGELDIIAEPPLEELEAIRSDDSLELYVAEKTGQNVFFEFTISRPPFDDIRARQAVAYAIDPDAAIDIVFGDVVKREKCTVARGVLGNDQEFCAEHGYEYDPAKAQELLAELGYGPENPLTVTMMTWVGGNREKMVQVFQNQLAQVGIETEIETMDIGTMNARVKQENETDSGQSTFDMMGWAWYDPDILHQLWHSPGAYSGYQTPELDALLDTTRTTVDPEARLAAVQDAQQYLLENAVHVPLYTPGWLWIYTTTSAVDGFVIGPFNRPLFNDIKLVQ; encoded by the coding sequence ATGAGTTTCAACTTCCACCCTAAACACGCCGGTAAATTGTTAGCGGGATTTGCATTAGTCGGATTCGCGATCGCGGGATGTGGCGGCGATCAAACCGCCACCACAGAGACGGGCGAAGACGGCGCGACAGAAGAAGCGGGCACCCCGACAGAAGGCGGATCGGTCACGTGGGCCCGCTATGGCGACGCCGACTCCCTCGACCCCCATCGCACGACCACGACCCTTTCCTGGCAAGTGTTCGACCAGATTTACGACACCCTGTTAGCGTTTAACGACAATGGCGAAGTCGTGCCCAACTTGGCAAAAGAGTGGACAGTGAGCGACGACGGCTTGGAAGCGACCTTTGTCTTGAATGAGGGCATTGTCTGCCATGACGGCACCCCCTTTGACGCCAATGACGTGAAGTACACCGCTGAGCGGGCGATTAATGAAGAAAATCCCAGTGTCACCAGCGGCGCGTGGGGGCCGATTACCTCGGTCGAAGTCGTCGACGATCTGACGGTGAAATTCACTTTTGAAAAGCCATTTGGGGCTTTCATTTCCTTCATGGCGGATCCGTTCTCCAGCCAGATTTGCGACAGTGCGGAAGAGCTGGGCGACGAGTTTGGGGTGAGCGCGGCGGTCGGTACTGGTCCCTGGAAGCTCGTGAGCTGGACCAAGGGTGACGAGATTGTGCTGGAAAAGAATGCCGATTATCAGAACTTTGGCCGACCCATTGAGAATCCCGGTGCGCCTTACCTGGATGAGTTAGTCATCAAACAGATCCCGGAACCGCAGACCCGTCTCGCGGGTTTGCAAACTGGCGAGCTCGACATCATTGCAGAGCCGCCGTTGGAAGAATTAGAGGCGATTCGCTCGGACGATTCCCTCGAACTGTATGTGGCGGAGAAGACCGGGCAGAACGTGTTCTTTGAATTCACCATTTCTCGCCCACCCTTTGATGACATTCGGGCGCGGCAGGCCGTGGCCTATGCGATCGACCCGGATGCGGCGATCGATATCGTCTTTGGTGATGTGGTGAAGCGGGAAAAATGCACCGTGGCTCGCGGGGTGCTGGGGAACGACCAGGAATTCTGCGCGGAGCACGGCTACGAATATGACCCCGCTAAAGCTCAGGAACTGCTGGCGGAGCTGGGATATGGTCCCGAAAATCCGCTCACGGTCACGATGATGACCTGGGTGGGCGGCAACCGCGAAAAGATGGTGCAGGTCTTCCAAAATCAGCTTGCACAGGTGGGCATCGAAACCGAAATCGAGACCATGGATATCGGCACGATGAACGCGCGGGTGAAGCAGGAGAATGAAACCGATAGCGGCCAAAGCACCTTTGACATGATGGGCTGGGCCTGGTATGACCCCGACATTTTGCACCAGCTCTGGCACTCTCCCGGTGCTTACAGCGGCTACCAAACCCCCGAACTGGATGCGTTGTTGGACACTACCCGCACAACCGTCGATCCAGAAGCACGGCTCGCGGCGGTGCAGGATGCGCAGCAGTACCTGCTAGAAAATGCGGTGCATGTGCCCCTCTACACGCCGGGCTGGCTGTGGATTTACACCACCACGTCGGCAGTGGATGGGTTTGTGATTGGGCCGTTCAACCGTCCATTGTTTAACGACATCAAATTGGTGCAATAA
- a CDS encoding putative toxin-antitoxin system toxin component, PIN family, whose amino-acid sequence MIDTSVFVSALIGPSGPSRQLIRRCLTGEYQLMGTSLFCEYESVIGRKQVLEPCPLTQAEILALLQALMSVSQWVFVYYTWRPNLKDEADNHLIELAIAGRASLIATNNIRDFQNSELRFPHLQILKPEAILKGESSWPH is encoded by the coding sequence GTGATTGATACCAGCGTTTTTGTCAGCGCTTTAATTGGACCATCTGGCCCAAGTCGCCAGTTGATTCGGCGTTGTCTTACTGGTGAATATCAACTGATGGGCACCAGCTTGTTTTGCGAGTACGAATCAGTGATCGGTCGAAAGCAGGTTCTTGAGCCATGCCCGCTCACTCAGGCCGAAATCCTAGCCTTGCTTCAAGCGCTAATGAGCGTGAGTCAGTGGGTTTTTGTTTATTACACTTGGCGTCCTAACCTCAAAGATGAGGCCGACAACCATCTCATTGAACTGGCGATCGCTGGGCGGGCAAGTCTAATTGCGACGAATAACATCAGGGACTTCCAAAATAGTGAACTCCGCTTTCCCCATCTACAGATATTGAAACCAGAAGCAATTTTAAAGGGCGAATCATCATGGCCACACTGA
- a CDS encoding DUF6963 family protein: protein MTIAIAASGPNAGLAIFKALQAAEAVGTGAIRGFVMLAVITSEGELQRYETQRGGTRTLFTEGETTGVEPPEMVQGAIAAALISSGPDRPTPLSQFLTADANAGLVTAHRVPQGPSINGIPLNVEVLDALQSGQSAQAATESVLAANPQADVGFITIDRQGNLYLQNAPRVQKRPDIGMAYREDAATGAKLGVLHNAISPYSSLAPLVADIGFRCMVEPAPVIGHFTIAAGVPIIYGDVDAVDVDEYGVAQRVVTSDRTFTDRDRSGVGIYLHSIVRHNGQAIGKTLFEPICIVSGGHIVEMSGQTSLQISYTHP, encoded by the coding sequence ATGACGATCGCGATCGCGGCCTCCGGCCCCAATGCTGGACTGGCTATTTTTAAGGCATTGCAAGCGGCTGAGGCCGTGGGGACAGGAGCCATTCGCGGTTTTGTGATGTTGGCAGTAATCACAAGCGAGGGCGAACTGCAACGCTACGAAACCCAGCGAGGCGGCACTCGCACTCTGTTCACCGAGGGGGAAACCACAGGAGTGGAACCGCCAGAAATGGTGCAAGGGGCGATCGCGGCAGCCCTGATTTCCTCCGGACCCGATCGCCCAACGCCACTGTCTCAATTTCTCACCGCCGATGCAAATGCCGGACTTGTCACCGCTCACCGCGTTCCCCAGGGGCCGAGCATCAACGGCATTCCCCTCAACGTTGAAGTTTTGGACGCCCTCCAATCGGGGCAATCAGCCCAAGCTGCTACCGAGTCGGTATTAGCCGCCAATCCCCAAGCCGATGTGGGTTTTATCACGATTGATCGTCAGGGCAACCTGTATCTGCAAAATGCCCCTCGGGTGCAAAAGCGTCCTGATATCGGTATGGCCTATCGCGAAGATGCCGCCACAGGAGCCAAGTTGGGCGTGCTGCATAACGCGATCTCGCCCTACTCATCGCTTGCGCCCTTAGTCGCTGACATCGGCTTTCGGTGCATGGTGGAGCCAGCGCCAGTGATTGGTCATTTCACCATTGCGGCGGGTGTCCCGATTATTTATGGCGACGTAGATGCGGTGGACGTGGACGAATACGGGGTGGCGCAACGGGTGGTGACGAGCGATCGCACGTTTACCGATCGCGATCGCTCCGGCGTCGGCATCTACCTTCACAGCATCGTGCGCCACAACGGACAGGCGATCGGCAAAACCCTCTTCGAGCCGATCTGCATTGTCAGCGGCGGCCACATTGTCGAAATGAGCGGCCAAACGAGTTTGCAAATTAGCTATACCCATCCTTAA
- a CDS encoding ABC transporter permease produces the protein MTRYILKRILSGIFTIWVTTVAVTLLIHLVPGDPVQIMFAQSQSTTPEQIEQIRSQLGLDRPIYEQYFMYMGRILQGDFGTTIRGNQPVLELLLVRLPNTLVLALSALLITMFVGVPIGFFAAYKRGTWLDTSLMTGAIIGISIPSFWLGLMLMYVFSIRLGWLPVSGTDFKNLILPALTLGLANAAAVSRLTRSSMLDVLSQDYMRTARAKGLAETLVLSRHALRNGLINVVNMLGLQFTYMMGGAIVVENVFAWNGIGRLAIQSIFQRDYPTIQGFILIFATVVVVVSIVLDILYAWIDPRITYS, from the coding sequence ATGACCCGATACATCCTCAAGCGCATTCTCAGCGGCATTTTCACTATTTGGGTGACGACGGTGGCCGTGACGCTGCTCATCCATCTGGTGCCGGGGGATCCGGTGCAGATCATGTTTGCCCAGTCGCAATCCACCACACCGGAACAGATTGAGCAAATTCGATCGCAGCTTGGCCTCGATCGCCCCATCTACGAGCAGTACTTCATGTACATGGGGCGCATTTTGCAGGGGGATTTTGGCACCACCATTCGGGGCAATCAGCCCGTGCTGGAACTGTTGCTGGTGCGGTTACCGAATACGTTGGTGTTGGCGCTGAGTGCGTTGCTGATCACCATGTTCGTGGGGGTACCGATTGGCTTTTTTGCCGCTTACAAACGCGGCACCTGGCTGGATACGTCGCTGATGACGGGGGCGATTATCGGCATTTCGATTCCCAGCTTTTGGTTGGGGCTGATGCTGATGTACGTCTTCTCGATTCGCTTAGGCTGGTTGCCAGTGTCGGGGACGGATTTCAAAAACCTGATTCTGCCCGCCCTCACCCTGGGTTTGGCGAATGCGGCGGCGGTGTCGCGGCTGACGCGATCGTCCATGTTGGATGTGCTGTCTCAAGACTATATGCGCACCGCCCGCGCCAAGGGGCTGGCGGAAACCCTGGTACTCTCGCGCCACGCCCTGCGCAACGGTCTGATCAACGTGGTGAACATGCTGGGTCTCCAGTTCACTTACATGATGGGGGGCGCGATCGTGGTGGAAAACGTCTTCGCCTGGAACGGCATTGGTCGGCTAGCGATTCAGTCGATTTTTCAGCGCGACTATCCCACCATTCAAGGCTTCATCTTGATTTTTGCCACCGTCGTGGTCGTGGTGTCCATTGTGCTGGACATTCTCTACGCCTGGATTGACCCCCGCATTACCTACAGCTAA
- a CDS encoding toxin-antitoxin system HicB family antitoxin produces the protein MATLTIRLPDDKHERLQALARSRGISLNTLMEELSTTALVEFETFTRFQAMAAQGSAQTGLQLLDHLDHLTQDRETE, from the coding sequence ATGGCCACACTGACTATTCGGCTACCAGACGACAAACATGAAAGACTCCAAGCACTCGCTCGCAGTCGCGGCATCAGTCTCAATACCCTGATGGAAGAACTATCAACCACTGCGCTAGTCGAATTTGAGACCTTCACCCGGTTCCAAGCAATGGCCGCCCAAGGGAGTGCCCAAACCGGATTGCAACTGCTAGATCACCTTGATCATCTCACTCAGGATCGTGAGACTGAATAA
- the nikC gene encoding nickel transporter permease: MTQPVSALSTSSIVAAKVKDFGQFLKRLLKSPSAKIGAAICLVLVVTAIFAPLIAPYDPTELGVGSALEPPNAEFWFGTDEFGRDLFSRIVYGSRLTLYVGLIAVGISMTAGVLTGLVAGYVGGWLESALMRAVDVLFSFTETLIALAAVAVLGPSLTNAMIAVGISSIPFYARITYGAVLVEKNKEYFKAAQAVGAQHVRLLFRHILPNILSPIIVVATVGVSVAVLSASALSFLGLGAQPPSPEWGAMLAAGRDYFKRAPWITTFPGLAIAITVLGFNLLGDALREALDPQQRT; encoded by the coding sequence ATGACCCAGCCGGTTTCTGCCCTGTCTACGTCCAGTATTGTCGCCGCCAAGGTCAAAGACTTTGGTCAATTTCTCAAGCGACTCCTGAAAAGTCCCAGTGCCAAAATCGGCGCGGCGATTTGCCTGGTGCTGGTGGTGACAGCCATCTTTGCGCCGCTCATCGCCCCCTACGACCCGACGGAATTAGGGGTCGGGTCCGCGCTGGAACCGCCGAATGCCGAGTTTTGGTTTGGCACCGACGAATTTGGCCGCGATTTGTTTAGTCGCATCGTCTACGGTTCTCGCTTGACGCTGTATGTGGGACTGATTGCGGTGGGCATCTCTATGACGGCGGGCGTCTTGACCGGGCTGGTGGCAGGCTACGTCGGCGGCTGGCTGGAATCCGCCCTGATGCGAGCCGTGGATGTACTCTTTTCCTTCACCGAAACCCTCATTGCATTGGCCGCAGTCGCGGTGCTCGGCCCCAGCCTGACCAACGCCATGATCGCCGTGGGCATCAGCTCCATTCCGTTCTATGCCCGCATCACCTATGGGGCGGTGCTAGTGGAGAAAAACAAGGAATATTTCAAAGCGGCCCAGGCCGTCGGGGCTCAACATGTACGGCTGCTGTTTCGCCATATTCTGCCAAACATTCTTTCCCCCATCATTGTGGTGGCGACGGTGGGGGTTTCGGTAGCGGTGCTGTCCGCTTCGGCCCTCTCCTTTTTGGGACTCGGCGCTCAACCCCCCTCGCCCGAATGGGGCGCAATGCTGGCCGCTGGACGCGATTACTTCAAACGCGCCCCGTGGATTACCACGTTTCCCGGCTTAGCGATCGCCATCACCGTTCTCGGCTTCAACCTCCTCGGCGACGCCCTCCGCGAAGCCCTCGATCCGCAACAACGAACGTAG
- a CDS encoding ABC transporter ATP-binding protein: MPLLDVKNLQTRFYTGEGVVHAVNDVSFQVNDQETVGIVGESGSGKSMTMLSVMRLIPQPPGKITNGEVMFEGQDLLKLSLPDIRRLRGNRISMIFQDPMTSLNPVLTVEKQLTESIRVHMKLDKTAARDRAIELLEHVGIPGASDRIRNYPHQFSGGMRQRVMIAMGLACDPKLLIADEPTTALDVTIQAQIVELVKRLKEELNMAVIWITHDLSLLASLADRILVMYAGQIVESAPLDQLYANPRHPYTLGLLQSIPRLDEAQKAELKPVDGMPPDLTDYPSGCPFAARCPYVIDRCHTDDPTLETVGDRPDHTVACWVKPNGAEVLERARAIAH, translated from the coding sequence ATGCCCCTACTCGACGTCAAAAACCTCCAAACCCGCTTCTACACTGGCGAAGGCGTCGTTCATGCCGTCAATGACGTTTCCTTCCAGGTCAACGATCAGGAAACCGTCGGCATTGTGGGGGAATCGGGTTCCGGCAAGAGTATGACGATGCTGTCGGTGATGCGGCTGATTCCCCAGCCTCCCGGCAAGATCACGAACGGCGAGGTGATGTTTGAAGGGCAGGACTTGCTGAAGCTGAGCCTGCCAGATATTCGGCGGCTGCGGGGCAATCGTATTTCCATGATTTTCCAAGACCCGATGACCTCCCTGAATCCGGTGCTGACGGTAGAAAAGCAGCTCACCGAGTCCATCCGGGTGCATATGAAGCTGGACAAGACTGCTGCCCGCGATCGCGCCATCGAACTGCTGGAGCATGTGGGCATTCCGGGGGCGAGCGATCGCATTCGCAACTATCCCCACCAATTTTCCGGCGGTATGCGCCAGCGGGTGATGATTGCCATGGGCCTGGCCTGCGACCCCAAATTGCTGATTGCGGACGAACCCACCACCGCCCTGGATGTGACCATTCAGGCCCAAATTGTGGAACTGGTGAAACGGCTGAAGGAAGAACTGAATATGGCGGTCATCTGGATTACCCATGACCTCTCCCTGCTGGCCAGCCTCGCCGATCGTATTCTCGTCATGTACGCCGGGCAAATCGTCGAATCCGCTCCTCTCGATCAACTTTACGCCAATCCGCGTCACCCTTACACCCTGGGCTTGCTGCAAAGCATTCCCCGCCTCGACGAAGCCCAAAAAGCCGAACTCAAACCCGTCGATGGCATGCCCCCCGACCTCACCGACTATCCCTCCGGCTGCCCCTTCGCGGCCCGTTGTCCCTACGTCATCGATCGCTGCCACACCGACGACCCCACCCTCGAAACCGTGGGCGATCGCCCCGATCACACCGTCGCCTGCTGGGTCAAACCTAATGGCGCCGAAGTTTTGGAGAGGGCACGCGCGATCGCCCATTAG